A genomic region of Candidatus Rhabdochlamydia sp. T3358 contains the following coding sequences:
- a CDS encoding IS30 family transposase, whose translation MQWSPIQISGWLKRHGKEHVSHETIYNHIWKDKRQGGQLYRELRHRGKKYNKQRKGTSGRGSIPGRIDIKQRPCIVEKKTRLGDWELDTVIGAGHKGVIVSMVERTSKLTKLAKVSHKTAEEVGQALIEQLKPIKDFVHTLTADNGKEFAYHQMVSFELETDFYFATPYHSWERGLNEHTNGLVRQYFPKTQSFLDTTSKDVKEVETLLNNRPRKALNFETPLEAFSRLSTNMLCSGAQ comes from the coding sequence TTGCAGTGGAGCCCCATACAAATATCAGGTTGGCTTAAAAGACATGGTAAAGAACATGTTAGTCATGAGACCATCTATAATCACATCTGGAAAGATAAACGACAGGGAGGACAGCTTTATAGAGAGCTCCGTCATCGAGGGAAAAAATATAACAAACAGAGAAAGGGAACTTCTGGAAGAGGGAGCATTCCTGGTCGTATAGATATTAAGCAACGGCCCTGTATTGTAGAAAAAAAGACTCGTTTAGGAGATTGGGAACTAGATACAGTCATAGGGGCAGGACATAAAGGCGTAATTGTATCAATGGTAGAAAGAACTTCCAAGCTAACCAAGCTCGCCAAAGTTTCTCATAAAACTGCAGAGGAAGTAGGTCAAGCATTAATTGAACAACTTAAACCTATCAAAGATTTTGTACACACATTAACAGCCGATAACGGAAAAGAATTTGCCTATCACCAAATGGTTAGTTTCGAACTAGAGACAGACTTCTACTTTGCAACGCCCTACCATTCTTGGGAAAGAGGTCTCAATGAGCACACAAATGGACTAGTTAGGCAATATTTTCCTAAAACACAAAGCTTTTTAGATACCACTTCCAAAGATGTTAAAGAGGTAGAAACACTACTCAATAACAGACCTAGAAAAGCTCTTAACTTTGAAACTCCACTAGAAGCATTTAGCAGATTATCTACAAACATGCTATGCTCGGGTGCACAATAG
- a CDS encoding helix-turn-helix domain-containing protein, with amino-acid sequence MPKGYHHLTYDQRCQIYILKARGDTSSSIATMLKVHHSTIYRELKRNKGQRGYRHQQAQEKAFLRKNQVAVEPHTNIRLA; translated from the coding sequence TTGCCTAAAGGCTATCATCACCTAACCTATGACCAAAGATGTCAGATTTATATTTTAAAAGCTAGAGGAGATACATCTAGCTCAATAGCAACCATGCTAAAAGTTCATCATAGCACTATCTATAGGGAGCTTAAGAGAAATAAAGGGCAACGAGGATACCGTCATCAGCAAGCCCAAGAAAAAGCATTTCTTAGAAAAAATCAAGTTGCAGTGGAGCCCCATACAAATATCAGGTTGGCTTAA
- a CDS encoding M23 family metallopeptidase, protein MSKIWEQVILISFYIVVPFFFLVRMWHNYNVNLGKWLSEITLYGVYVITLFLIGFWLMPYGYFFRYFLLIAFLIVAFKSLRNIKRSFSFKSLTVRQIFLYLIIFSISGILMPDIFLALNGSFSPSYSVDLEFPLKGGEFYVLQGGASSVINHHYAVPAQRYGLDIVQLNRFGLRVNELNPKKVDDFTIYGSILYSPCDGIVINALDQYPDLEPGLMDPEHPVGNCLVIAKKNSDVVVVLAHLMRGSVQFKKGDVIQKGQIIARVGNSGNTTEPHLHIHSVLNHTGDFLFLGKGVPMKFKGRFLIRNDRITD, encoded by the coding sequence GTGAGCAAAATCTGGGAACAGGTCATTTTAATTTCTTTTTATATTGTCGTTCCATTTTTTTTTCTCGTTCGAATGTGGCACAATTATAATGTAAACTTAGGAAAGTGGTTATCAGAGATAACCCTCTATGGGGTTTATGTAATTACTCTGTTTTTAATTGGTTTTTGGTTAATGCCTTACGGCTATTTTTTTCGCTATTTTTTACTTATTGCATTTCTTATTGTTGCTTTTAAATCGCTACGAAACATCAAAAGAAGCTTTTCTTTTAAGTCCTTAACTGTCAGACAGATTTTTTTGTATCTAATTATTTTTTCCATAAGTGGTATTCTAATGCCAGATATTTTTTTAGCTTTAAATGGCTCTTTTTCTCCATCTTATTCGGTCGATCTGGAGTTTCCTCTTAAAGGAGGTGAATTTTACGTACTTCAAGGTGGCGCAAGCTCGGTAATTAATCATCATTATGCTGTTCCCGCACAAAGATACGGCCTTGATATTGTGCAACTCAACCGTTTTGGATTAAGAGTTAACGAATTAAATCCTAAAAAAGTGGATGATTTTACTATTTATGGGTCTATTCTCTATAGCCCATGTGATGGTATTGTGATCAATGCGTTAGATCAATATCCTGATCTAGAGCCAGGTCTAATGGATCCAGAACATCCAGTAGGAAATTGTCTAGTTATCGCTAAAAAAAATTCAGATGTGGTGGTTGTTTTAGCACATCTCATGAGAGGGAGTGTTCAATTTAAAAAAGGAGATGTTATCCAAAAAGGACAAATTATCGCAAGAGTAGGTAATTCAGGGAATACTACAGAACCTCACTTACATATCCATTCGGTTTTAAACCATACCGGTGATTTTTTATTTTTAGGAAAAGGAGTACCCATGAAATTTAAAGGCCGGTTTCTCATTCGAAATGACAGGATTACAGATTAG